From a region of the Salarias fasciatus chromosome 6, fSalaFa1.1, whole genome shotgun sequence genome:
- the LOC115390340 gene encoding zinc finger and SCAN domain-containing protein 25-like isoform X3, with protein sequence MLPSKEALRQSIIRSLTAVSDDICSAFERTVDGYKTELDRQRRLIDVVWNPNIRLHVSDLQLLCDDLLVPAQRRPPGPGPGPSREREPGPGPSQVREPGPGPSREREPGPGPSQEREPGSPQNHGCVEDPAEPERHTDPGTGKSCVECHVCGKSFKLTFQLKRHLRFHADKPYGCHT encoded by the exons ATGCTGCCCTCCAAGGAAGCACTCAGACAGTCCATCATCCGGAGCCTGACCGCTGTTTCTGATGATATCTGCTCCGCGTTTGAGCGAACCGTGGACGGCTACAAGACGGAGCTGGACCGCCAGCGCAGGCTGATCGACGTGGTGTGGAACCCCAACATCCGGCTGCACGTTAGCG ACCTTCAGCTTCTCTGTGATGACCTGCTGGTCCCGGCGCAGAGGAGGCCGCCGGGTCCCGGTCCGGGTCCGAGCCGGGAGAGGGAGCCAGGTCCCGGTCCAAGCCAGGTCAGGGAGCCGGGTCCCGGTCCGAGCCGGGAGAGGGAGCCGGGTCCCGGTCCGAGCCAGGAGAGGGAGCCGG GTTCTCCACAGAACCATGGCTGCGTGGAGGATCCTGCAGAGCCGGAGCGCCACACTGACCCCGGCACGGGGAAGTCCTGTGTTGAATGTCACGTTTGTGGGAAATCCTTCAAGCTGACCTTCCAGCTGAAGCGGCACTTGAGATTTCACGCCGACAAGCCGTATGGCTGCCACACCTAA
- the LOC115390340 gene encoding zinc finger and SCAN domain-containing protein 25-like isoform X4 — MLPSKEALRQSIIRSLTAVSDDICSAFERTVDGYKTELDRQRRLIDVVWNPNIRLHVSDLQLLCDDLLVPAQRRPPGPGPGPSREREPGPGPSQVREPGPGPSREREPGSPQNHGCVEDPAEPERHTDPGTGKSCVECHVCGKSFKLTFQLKRHLRFHADKPYGCHT; from the exons ATGCTGCCCTCCAAGGAAGCACTCAGACAGTCCATCATCCGGAGCCTGACCGCTGTTTCTGATGATATCTGCTCCGCGTTTGAGCGAACCGTGGACGGCTACAAGACGGAGCTGGACCGCCAGCGCAGGCTGATCGACGTGGTGTGGAACCCCAACATCCGGCTGCACGTTAGCG ACCTTCAGCTTCTCTGTGATGACCTGCTGGTCCCGGCGCAGAGGAGGCCGCCGGGTCCCGGTCCGGGTCCGAGCCGGGAGAGGGAGCCAGGTCCCGGTCCAAGCCAGGTCAGGGAGCCGG GTCCCGGTCCGAGCCGGGAGAGGGAGCCGGGTTCTCCACAGAACCATGGCTGCGTGGAGGATCCTGCAGAGCCGGAGCGCCACACTGACCCCGGCACGGGGAAGTCCTGTGTTGAATGTCACGTTTGTGGGAAATCCTTCAAGCTGACCTTCCAGCTGAAGCGGCACTTGAGATTTCACGCCGACAAGCCGTATGGCTGCCACACCTAA
- the LOC115390340 gene encoding zinc finger protein 219-like isoform X1: MLPSKEALRQSIIRSLTAVSDDICSAFERTVDGYKTELDRQRRLIDVVWNPNIRLHVSDLQLLCDDLLVPAQRRPPGPGPGPSREREPGPGPSQVREPGPGPSREREPGPGPSQEREPGPGPGPSRVREPGPGPSREREPGPGPGLSREREPGPGPSREREPGSPQNHGCVEDPAEPERHTDPGTGKSCVECHVCGKSFKLTFQLKRHLRFHADKPYGCHT, encoded by the exons ATGCTGCCCTCCAAGGAAGCACTCAGACAGTCCATCATCCGGAGCCTGACCGCTGTTTCTGATGATATCTGCTCCGCGTTTGAGCGAACCGTGGACGGCTACAAGACGGAGCTGGACCGCCAGCGCAGGCTGATCGACGTGGTGTGGAACCCCAACATCCGGCTGCACGTTAGCG ACCTTCAGCTTCTCTGTGATGACCTGCTGGTCCCGGCGCAGAGGAGGCCGCCGGGTCCCGGTCCGGGTCCGAGCCGGGAGAGGGAGCCAGGTCCCGGTCCAAGCCAGGTCAGGGAGCCGGGTCCCGGTCCGAGCCGGGAGAGGGAGCCGGGTCCCGGTCCGAGCCAGGAGAGGGAGCCGGGTCCCGGTCCGGGTCCGAGCCGGGTCAGGGAGCCGGGTCCCGGTCCGAGCCGGGAGAGGGAGCCGGGTCCCGGTCCGGGTCTGAGCCGGGAGAGGGAGCCGGGTCCCGGTCCGAGCCGGGAGAGGGAGCCGGGTTCTCCACAGAACCATGGCTGCGTGGAGGATCCTGCAGAGCCGGAGCGCCACACTGACCCCGGCACGGGGAAGTCCTGTGTTGAATGTCACGTTTGTGGGAAATCCTTCAAGCTGACCTTCCAGCTGAAGCGGCACTTGAGATTTCACGCCGACAAGCCGTATGGCTGCCACACCTAA
- the LOC115390340 gene encoding zinc finger protein 219-like isoform X2: MLPSKEALRQSIIRSLTAVSDDICSAFERTVDGYKTELDRQRRLIDVVWNPNIRLHVSDLQLLCDDLLVPAQRRPPGPGPGPSREREPGPGPSREREPGPGPSQEREPGPGPGPSRVREPGPGPSREREPGPGPGLSREREPGPGPSREREPGSPQNHGCVEDPAEPERHTDPGTGKSCVECHVCGKSFKLTFQLKRHLRFHADKPYGCHT, translated from the exons ATGCTGCCCTCCAAGGAAGCACTCAGACAGTCCATCATCCGGAGCCTGACCGCTGTTTCTGATGATATCTGCTCCGCGTTTGAGCGAACCGTGGACGGCTACAAGACGGAGCTGGACCGCCAGCGCAGGCTGATCGACGTGGTGTGGAACCCCAACATCCGGCTGCACGTTAGCG ACCTTCAGCTTCTCTGTGATGACCTGCTGGTCCCGGCGCAGAGGAGGCCGCCGGGTCCCGGTCCGGGTCCGAGCCGGGAGAG GGAGCCGGGTCCCGGTCCGAGCCGGGAGAGGGAGCCGGGTCCCGGTCCGAGCCAGGAGAGGGAGCCGGGTCCCGGTCCGGGTCCGAGCCGGGTCAGGGAGCCGGGTCCCGGTCCGAGCCGGGAGAGGGAGCCGGGTCCCGGTCCGGGTCTGAGCCGGGAGAGGGAGCCGGGTCCCGGTCCGAGCCGGGAGAGGGAGCCGGGTTCTCCACAGAACCATGGCTGCGTGGAGGATCCTGCAGAGCCGGAGCGCCACACTGACCCCGGCACGGGGAAGTCCTGTGTTGAATGTCACGTTTGTGGGAAATCCTTCAAGCTGACCTTCCAGCTGAAGCGGCACTTGAGATTTCACGCCGACAAGCCGTATGGCTGCCACACCTAA